From the genome of Papaver somniferum cultivar HN1 chromosome 2, ASM357369v1, whole genome shotgun sequence, one region includes:
- the LOC113354210 gene encoding LOW QUALITY PROTEIN: probable flavin-containing monooxygenase 1 (The sequence of the model RefSeq protein was modified relative to this genomic sequence to represent the inferred CDS: substituted 3 bases at 3 genomic stop codons) → MEKRIGIVEAGVSGLLACKYVLEEGFQPIVFESQSGLGGVWTHTIETTKLQTPRQGYQFSDFPWPSSVKEDYPDHNQVMEYLESYALHFNLLPYIKFNTKVINIDLVIQESQDMLSWSHCWGGADQAFSKGKWEITTATVAAGDDLVYDVEFVILCVGRLSGVPNIPDFPPNRGPDAFNRGKVIHSMDYSAMDDCDAAEFIKRKRVTVVGSLKSALDIANECAIANGVENPCTLIYKTKHWYLPDNHPWGVSLGSLYLNRFAELMVHKPGEGLMLGLLATFLFWXXNYXLRWAASKFVESYIKSKFPLKKHDMVPEHSFSRELSSCLVSRVPEHFYDRVEEGSIILKKSNGFSFSKDGLVFGDDAEALLETDAVILATGYKGDENLKNIFKSPIFQRCIMGSSNSTVPLYRGCIHPRIPQLAVIGYPESGSNLYTSEMMCRWLAHFLDDGFKLPSTIEMEEDVLEWEKYMKRYSGEYYRRSCIAVLHIWYNDQLCKDMGCNPKRKKGFYAELFQSYGTMDYANVISMKS, encoded by the exons ATGGAGAAAAGGATTGGAATAGTTGAAGCAGGAGTTAGTGGGTTATTAGCTTGCAAATATGTTCTTGAAGAAGGGTTTCAACCCATTGTTTTTGAATCTCAATCTGGTCTTGGTGGAGTTTGGACTCACACAATTGAAACAACAAAACTTCAAACACCTAGACAAGGTTATCAATTCTCTGATTTTCCATGGCCTTCTTCTGTAAAAGAAGACTACCCAGATCATAATCAAGTAATGGAGTATCTAGAATCTTATGCTCTTCATTTCAATCTACTTCCGTACATCAAATTCAACACCAAAGTTATAAACATTGACTTAGTGATACAAGAAAGTCAAGATATGCTTTCATGGAGTCACTGCTGGGGTGGTGCAGATCAGGCTTTCAGTAAAGGTAAATGGGAAATTACCACTGCCACTGTTGCTGCTGGAGATGATCTAGTATATGATGTAGAATTTGTGATTCTTTGCGTTGGACGGCTTAGTGGGGTTCCAAACATTCCTGATTTCCCACCAAATAGAGGTCCAGATGCTTTCAATAGAGGCAAAGTTATACATTCTATGGATTACTCTGCCATGGATGATTGTGATGCTGCAGAGTTCATCAAAAGGAAACGCGTTACGGTTGTTGGATCTCTGAAGTCAGCTTTAGATATTGCTAATGAATGCGCCATTGCCAATG GCGTGGAAAATCCTTGTACGTTGATATACAAAACCAAGCATTGGTACCTACCTGATAATCATCCATGGGGTGTCTCTCTCGGTTCGCTATACTTGAATCGTTTTGCTGAGCTTATGGTTCATAAACCTGGTGAAGGGCTAATGCTTGGTCTCTTAGCTACCTTTCTCTTCTGGTAATAAAACTACTGACTA AGATGGGCAGCTTCAAAGTTTGTGGAGAGCTATATCAAATCAAAATTTCCCCTAAAGAAACACGATATGGTACCAGAACATAGTTTCTCACGGGAACTATCTTCTTGCTTGGTCTCAAGGGTGCCCGAACATTTTTACGATAGAGTGGAAGAAGGAAGCATCATCTTGAAGAAGTCAAATGGGTTCAGCTTTTCGAAAGATGGGTTGGTATTTGGCGATGATGCAGAGGCACTTCTAGAAACTGATGCAGTGATCCTTGCTACTGGTTATAAGGGTGACGAAAATCTGAAAAATATCTTCAAGTCACCAATATTCCAAAGATGCATTATGGGCTCCTCAAACTCCACAGTTCCGTTATACAG AGGGTGCATTCATCCGCGAATTCCACAGTTGGCCGTAATTGGGTATCCCGAAAGTGGCTCGAATCTGTATACATCGGAAATGATGTGCCGGTGGTTAGCACATTTTCTTGACGATGGATTCAAGTTGCCGAGTACGATAGAGATGGAAGAGGATGTGCTGGAatgggaaaaatacatgaaacGGTATTCTGGTGAGTACTATCGCAGATCTTGTATTGCTGTACTGCATATTTGGTACAACGATCAGCTGTGCAAGGATATGGGTTGTAATCCTAAGAGAAAGAAGGGATTTTATGCAGAATTATTCCAATCTTACGGGACAATGGACTATGCAAATGTCATTTCTATGAAAAGTTGA